The following are encoded together in the Rutidosis leptorrhynchoides isolate AG116_Rl617_1_P2 unplaced genomic scaffold, CSIRO_AGI_Rlap_v1 contig194, whole genome shotgun sequence genome:
- the LOC139881776 gene encoding dipeptidyl-peptidase 5-like, which yields MALAAIATVARCSPLSFPKTNFNPLACVTAAKLILFGMTQMEVSARTAPYGSWKSPITADVVSGASKRLDGISVDGDGRLLWLESRPSESGRSVLVKEPEKPGDEPVDITPKEFAVRTLCQEYGGGAFSISGDTLVFSNYEDQRLYKQSLQLKDSPPLPITPDYGGPSVCYADGVFDSRFGRYVTVSEDRREDSLNPTTMVVAVGLGEKDIQEPKVFISGNDFYAFPRMDPKNEKIAWIEWGHPNMPWDRTELWVGYISEAGDIYKRVCVAGRDPKHVESPTEPKWSPKGELFFITDRHNGFWNLYKWIESTNEVLPLYPLNAEFARPLWVFGMNSYEVIQSDKQKTLIACSYRQRGRSHLAIIDVLQSSLSLLDIPFTDIEDITSGNNCLYVEGASGVLPTSVAKVTFNDEKSEVIDFQILWSSAPDSFKYQSYFSLPELIEFPTEVPGQNAYANFYPPSNHVYQASQEEKPPLLLKSHGGPTSETRGVLNLSVQYWTSRGWAFVDVNYGGSTGYGREFRERLSGRWGIVDVDDCCSCAKFLVESGKVDGNRLCITGSSAGGYTTLAALAFRETFKAGGPLYGVADLNMLIAETHKFESHDLEKLVGSEKDYYERSPINSVEKFSCPVILFQGLEDKVVPPDQARKIYAALKQKGLPIALVEYEGEQHGFRKAENIKFTLEQQMLFFARLVGHFDVADEITPIKIDNFD from the exons ATGGCTCTCGCAGCCATAGCCACTGTCGCTCGCTGCTCTCCTCTTTCCTTCCCCAAGACCAACTTCAATCCTCTCGCATGTGTTACTGCAGCCAAG TTGATCCTGTTTGGAATGACCCAAATGGAAGTTTCGGCCCGTACGGCTCCGTATGGCTCTTGGAAGTCCCCCATCACCGCCGACGTCGTCTCCGGCGCCTCCAAGAGGCTCGATGGCATCTCCGTCGACGGTGACGGCCGCCTCCTCTGGCTCGAGTCCCGTCCTAGTGAATCGGG ACGCTCTGTTCTTGTGAAAGAACCGGAAAAACCGGGAGATGAGCCTGTTGACATCACGCCGAAAGAGTTTGCAGTGAGGACTCTGTGTCAGGAATATGGCGGGGGTGCTTTTAGCATTTCGGGGGATACTCTTGTTTTCTCGAATTACGAGGATCAGAGGCTATACAAGCAGTCCTTACAACTCAAAG ATTCTCCTCCATTGCCAATTACTCCAGACTATGGTGGGCCTTCAGTTTGTTATGCAGATGGAGTTTTCGATAGTAGATTTGGCCGTTATGTCACCGTAAGTGAAG ATCGGCGTGAGGACAGTTTGAATCCAACCACTATGGTTGTAGCTGTTGGCCTTGGTGAGAAGGATATACAAG AGCCCAAAGTATTTATCAGTGGCAATGATTTCTATGCTTTTCCACGGATGGATCCAAAGAATGAAAAGATAGCATGGATCGAGTGGGGTCATCCCAATATGCCATGGGACAGAACAGAGCTCTGGGTTGGGTACATCTCGGAGGCCGG AGATATTTATAAGCGTGTCTGTGTTGCTGGTCGTGATCCTAAACATGTTGAGTCACCAACTGAGCCTAAATGGTCTCCAAAAG GTGAACTATTTTTCATTACAGATAGACATAATGGATTTTGGAATCTCTATAAGTGG ATTGAATCTACAAATGAGGTCCTGCCTCTTTATCCGTTAAATGCTGAGTTTGCTAGGCCATTATGGGTTTTCGGTATGAACTCTTATGAAGTTATCCAGAGCGACAAACAGAAGACCCTGATTGCTTGCAGCTACAG GCAGAGGGGAAGGTCTCATCTTGCAATTATTGATGTTCTTCAGAGCTCATTATCATTGCTTGACATTCCATTCACAGACATAGAAGACATA ACTTCAGGAAACAATTGCCTATATGTTGAGGGAGCATCAGGAGTTCTTCCAACATCTGTGGCTAAG GTGACTTTCAATGATGAAAAGTCAGAAGTCATTGATTTTCAGATTCTATGGTCCTCTGCACCAGACAGTTTCAAGTATCAGTCTTATTTCAGCTTGCCAGAGCTGATTGAATTTCCAACTGAAGTTCCTGGTCAAAATGCTTATGCAAACTTCTATCCTCCATCTAATCATGTTTATCAAGCTAGTCAGGAAGAAAAGCCTCCACTGTTGTTAAAAAGCCATG GAGGGCCTACGAGTGAAACACGAGGAGTTTTAAACCTCAGTGTTCAGTACTGGACTAGCAGAGGATGGGCCTTTGTGGATGTCAATTACGGTGGAAGCACTG GTTATGGCAGAGAATTCAGAGAACGGCTATCGGGTCGCTGGGGTATAGTTGATGTTGATGACTGTTGTAGTTGCGCTAAATTTTTG GTGGAAAGCGGAAAGGTGGATGGCAATCGTCTATGCATCACTGGAAGCTCTGCTGGTGGGTATACAACCTTAGCTGCTCTAGCATTTAGAGAAACTTTCAAAGCTGGGGGCCCCCTCTATGGC GTTGCTGATTTGAACATGTTGATAGCAGAAACACACAAATTTGAATCTCATGACCTAGAAAAACTTGTTG GATCTGAAAAGGATTATTACGAGAGATCACCTATAAATTCTGTTGAGAAGTTTTCTTGCCCCGTAATTCTATTCCAAGGGTTGGAAGACAAG GTGGTGCCGCCAGATCAGGCTCGCAAAATTTATGCAGCACTGAAGCAGAAAGGTCTGCCTATTGCATTAGTGGAATACGAAGGCGAGCAGCATGGTTTTCGCAAG GCGGAAAATATCAAATTCACATTGGAACAACAGATGCTGTTTTTTGCACGTTTGGTAGGACACTTTGATGTTGCCGATGAGATCACGCCAATCAAAATTGATAACTTTGACTGA
- the LOC139881778 gene encoding dipeptidyl-peptidase 5-like: MALAAIAIVARCSPLSFPKSNFSPLARVLVARSSSSFKPHLRRYKAMASSLSSSEAAAKTERVTAPYGSWKSPITADVVSGASKRLDGISVDGDGRLLWLESRPSESGRSVLVKEPEKPGEEPVDITPKEFAVRTLCQEYGGGAFSISGDTLVFSNYKDQRLYKQSLHLKDSPPLPITPDYGGPSVCYADGVFDGRFGRYVTVREDRREDSLNPTTMVVAVGLGEKDIQEPKVLISGNDFYAFPRMDPKGEKIAWIEWSHPNMPWDKAELWVGYISEAGDIFKRVCVAGRDPKHVESPTEPKWSPKGELFFITDRQNGFWNLYKWIESTNEVLPLYPLNAEFARPLWVFGMNSYEVIQSDKQKTLIACSYRQRGRSHLAIIDVLQSSLSLLDIPFTDIQDITSGNNCLYVEGASGVLPTSVAKVTFNDEKSEIIDFQIIWSSSPDSLKYQSYFSLPELIEFPTEVPGQNAYAYFYPPSNHVYQASQEEKPPLLLKSHGGPTSETRGVLNLSIQYWTSRGWAFVDVNYGGSTGYGREFRERLLGRWGIVDVDDCCSCAKFLVESGKADGNRLCITGGSAGGYTTLAALAFRETFKAGASLYGVADLNMLRAETHKFESHYLDKLVGSEKDYYERSPINSVEKFSCPIILFQGLEDKVVPPDQARKIYEALKQKGLPVALVEYEGEQHGFRKAENIKFTLEQQMLFFARLVGQFDVADEITPIKIDNFD; the protein is encoded by the exons ATGGCTCTCGCAGCCATAGCCATCGTCGCTCGCTGCTCTCCTCTCTCCTTTCCCAAGTCCAACTTCAGTCCTCTCGCTCGAGTCCTCGTCGCCCGGTCGTCGTCGTCGTTCAAACCGCATCTCAGGAGGTACAAGGCCATGGCTTCTTCACTGTCGTCCTCCGAAGCGGCAGCCAAGACTGAGAGAGTCACAGCTCCGTACGGCTCTTGGAAGTCCCCCATCACCGCCGACGTCGTCTCCGGCGCCTCCAAGAGGCTCGATGGCATCTCCGTCGACGGCGACGGCCGCCTCCTCTGGCTCGAGTCCCGTCCTAGTGAATCGGG ACGCTCTGTTCTTGTGAAAGAACCGGAAAAACCAGGAGAGGAACCAGTTGACATCACACCGAAAGAGTTTGCGGTGAGGACCCTGTGTCAGGAATATGGCGGTGGTGCTTTTAGCATTTCGGGGGATACTCTTGTTTTCTCGAATTACAAGGATCAGAGGCTGTACAAGCAGTCCTTACACCTAAAGG ATTCTCCTCCATTGCCAATTACTCCAGACTATGGTGGGCCTTCAGTTTGTTATGCAGATGGAGTTTTCGACGGTAGATTTGGCCGTTATGTCACCGTAAGGGAAG ATCGGCGTGAGGACAGTTTGAATCCAACCACTATGGTTGTAGCTGTTGGCCTTGGTGAGAAGGATATACAAG AGCCCAAAGTATTAATCAGCGGCAATGATTTCTATGCTTTTCCACGGATGGATCCAAAGGGTGAAAAGATAGCATGGATCGAGTGGAGTCATCCCAATATGCCATGGGACAAAGCAGAGCTCTGGGTTGGGTACATCTCGGAGGCCGG AGATATTTTTAAGCGTGTCTGTGTTGCTGGTCGTGATCCTAAACATGTTGAGTCACCAACTGAGCCTAAATGGTCTCCAAAAG GTGAACTATTTTTCATTACAGATAGACAGAATGGATTTTGGAATCTCTATAAGTGG ATTGAATCTACAAATGAGGTCCTGCCTCTTTATCCGTTAAATGCTGAGTTTGCTAGGCCATTATGGGTTTTCGGTATGAACTCTTATGAAGTTATCCAGAGTGACAAACAGAAGACCCTGATTGCTTGCAGCTACAG GCAAAGGGGAAGGTCTCATCTTGCAATTATTGATGTTCTTCAGAGCTCATTATCATTGCTTGACATTCCATTCACAGACATACAAGACATA ACTTCAGGAAACAATTGCCTATATGTTGAGGGAGCATCAGGAGTACTTCCAACATCTGTGGCTAAG GTGACTTTCAATGACGAAAAGTCAGAAATCATTGATTTTCAAATTATATGGTCGTCTTCACCGGACAGTTTGAAGTACCAGTCTTATTTCAGCTTGCCAGAGCTGATTGAATTTCCAACTGAAGTTCCTGGTCAAAATGCTTATGCATACTTCTATCCTCCATCTAATCATGTTTATCAAGCTAGTCAGGAAGAAAAGCCTCCACTGTTGTTAAAAAGCCATG GAGGGCCTACGAGTGAAACACGAGGAGTTTTAAACCTGAGTATTCAGTACTGGACTAGCAGAGGATGGGCCTTTGTGGATGTCAATTACGGTGGAAGCACTG GTTATGGCAGAGAATTCAGAGAGCGGCTATTGGGTCGCTGGGGTATAGTTGATGTTGATGACTGTTGTAGTTGTGCTAAATTTTTG GTCGAAAGCGGAAAGGCGGATGGCAATCGTCTATGCATTACTGGAGGCTCTGCTGGTGGGTATACAACCTTAGCTGCTCTAGCATTTAGAGAAACTTTCAAAGCTGGGGCCTCCCTCTATGGT GTTGCTGATTTGAACATGTTGAGAGCAGAAACGCACAAATTTGAATCTCATTACCTTGACAAACTTGTTG GATCTGAAAAGGATTATTACGAGAGATCACCTATAAATTCTGTTGAGAAATTTTCTTGCCCCATAATTCTATTCCAAGGGTTGGAAGACAAG